The Populus nigra chromosome 14, ddPopNigr1.1, whole genome shotgun sequence genome has a segment encoding these proteins:
- the LOC133672874 gene encoding probable trehalose-phosphate phosphatase J, protein MTNQNVVVADTNSGLNLAITVHVTNSSIFTTAAQKPPAAPGGYISISRKKLLKNLEINGGARINAWVDSMRASSPTHIKSTPSVNEDQSSWILHHPSALEMFEQIIDASKGKQIVMFLDYDGTLSPIVDDPDKAFMSKQMRATVRKLARFFPTAIVSGRCRDKVYNFVRLAELYYAGSHGMDIKGPAKGSKYKKGGDGVVFQAASEFLPMIDEVYEELVEKTKTTPGAKVENNKFCLSVHYRCVDEKKWSGLAQVVKSVMKEYPKLRLTQGRKVLEIRPTIKWDKGKALEFLLESLGFANCTDVFPVYIGDDRTDEDAFKVLRERGQGFGILVSKIPKDTSASYSLQEPTQVMDFLRRLVEWKRLAFQGRSRVV, encoded by the exons ATGACAAACCAAAATGTGGTCGTGGCTGATACAAACTCTGGACTCAACTTGGCAATCACAGTGCATGTAACAAACTCCTCTATCTTCACAACGGCGGCCCAGAAACCTCCAGCGGCACCAGGTGGTTACATATCCATTTCTAGAAAGAAACTCTTAAAGAATCTGGAAATCAATGGAGGAGCAAGAATCAATGCTTGGGTTGATTCCATGAGAGCCTCATCTCCTACTCATATCAAGTCCACGCCTTCTGTTAATGAGGACCAAAGCTCATGGATT CTTCACCACCCATCAGCACTGGAGATGTTTGAGCAGATAATTGATGCCTCTAAAGGAAAGCAAATTGTTATGTTCTTGGACTATGATGGCACACTTTCTCCTATTGTTGATGACCCAGATAAAGCTTTCATGTCCAAGCAG ATGAGAGCAACAGTGAGAAAGCTTGCAAGATTTTTCCCTACTGCAATAGTGAGTGGGAGGTGCAGAGACAAG GTGTATAACTTTGTACGGTTAGCAGAACTGTACTATGCTGGAAGCCATGGCATGGACATTAAAGGACCAGCAAAAGGCTCCAAATACAAGAAA GGCGGTGATGGTGTTGTCTTTCAGGCTGCCAGTGAATTTCTTCCCATGATAGATGAG GTTTACGAAGAATTGGTAGAGAAAACTAAAACAACTCCAGGGGCCAAGGTGGAGAACAACAAATTCTGCCTCTCTGTGCACTATCGCTGCGTTGATGAGAAA AAATGGAGTGGACTGGCACAAGTAGTTAAGTCAGTGATGAAGGAGTACCCAAAGCTTCGACTTACTCAAGGAAGAAAG GTTTTAGAAATCCGCCCTACCATTAAATGGGACAAAGGAAAGGCTCTTGAATTTTTGTTAGAGTCACTTG GATTCGCCAATTGCACTGATGTTTTTCCTGTTTACATTGGAGATGATAGAACAGACGAAGATGCATTTAAG GTACTAAGAGAGAGAGGACAAGGTTTTGGTATCTTGGTCTCTAAAATCCCAAAGGACACTAGTGCATCTTATTCCCTACAGGAACCCACCCAG GTTATGGATTTCTTGCGACGTTTGGTGGAGTGGAAACGGCTGGCCTTTCAAGGGCGGTCAAGGGTGGTGTAA